A genomic region of Trifolium pratense cultivar HEN17-A07 linkage group LG3, ARS_RC_1.1, whole genome shotgun sequence contains the following coding sequences:
- the LOC123912686 gene encoding systemin receptor SR160-like, with protein sequence MKPPYITNTLLLLLSLFLLHLSPCTSSQKDPTSQLLNFKQSLPNPSLLHDWLPNNNPCSFTGITCNQTTITSIHLTFIPLNINLTLIATHLLTIDHLQTLTLKSTNLTASSPISLSHSKCTPSLTTIDLSLNTLSSSFSDWSFLSSCSSLTSLNLSKNGITFDSPKFSFSSSLRLLDLSGNKIFGPGFFPWLINHELEFLSLAGNKITGEVDFSGYTSLKYLNLSANNFSVSIPLFGECSSLQSLDLSTNKFFGDITRTLSPCKHLLHLNVSDNQFTGPVPFIPSGSIKFLYLAKNHFAGKIPAHLADHCSTLVELDLSSNNLTGPIPREFGACSLLTSFDISNNMFSGELPMEVITEMSSLKELAVASNEFSGEFPVSLSKLTDLESLDLSSNNFTGTVPNWICEGEIGNNLKGIYLQNNRFTGFIPPTLSNCSNLVALDLSFNYFTGTIPPSLGSLTKLRDLILWLNQLHGEIPQELQNMESLENLILDFNDLTGSIPDGLMNCTKLNWISLSNNRLSGVIPRSIGKLSNLAILKLSNNTLSGEIPPELGDCPSLLWLDLNTNLLTGIIPPEMFKQAGKIAINYISSKPYVYIKNDGSRGCNGAGSLLEFAGISQLKLNRISTRNPCNFTRVYKGSIQPVFTLNGSMIFFDISHNNLSGPIPKEIGEMQFLFILHMSHNHLSGSIPQELGKMKNLNILDLSYNELEGQIPETMTRLSLLTELYLSNNFLSGSIPMAGQFDTFQIGSFQNNSALCGGPLPACGTIAAGANSQHKSHRRQASLAGSVAMGLLFALFCIFGLILIAVETRKRRKKKEAAIDGYIDNSHSGNGNNSGWKLTSAREALSINLSTFEKPLRKLTFADLLEATNGFHNDSLIGSGGFGDVYKAQLKDGSVVAIKKLIHVSGQGDREFTAEMETIGKIKHRNLVPLLGYCKVGEERLLVYEYMKYGSLEDVLHDPKKAGIKMNWSVRRKIAIGAARGLAFLHHSCIPHIIHRDMKSSNVLLDENLEARVSDFGMARLMSAMDTHLSVSTLAGTPGYVPPEYYQSFRCSTKGDVYSYGVVLLELLTGRRPTDSADFGDNNLVGWVKQHAKLKISDVFDQELMKEDPNMEIELLQHLKVACACLDDRPWRRPTMIQVLAMFKEIQAGSGGMDSQSTIAAEDEGFNAIEMVEMSIKEVPELSKH encoded by the coding sequence ATGAAACCCCCATACATCACCAACACTCTCTTACTCCTTCTTTCACTATTCCTCCTCCACTTATCACCATGCACCTCTTCTCAAAAAGACCCAACTTCTCAACTTCTCAACTTCAAACAATCTCTCCCAAACCCATCACTTCTCCATGATTGGCTACCAAACAATAACCCATGTTCATTCACAGGTATCACCTGCAACCAAACCACCATAACTTCCATACACCTTACTTTCATCCCTCTCAACATCAACCTCACCCTTATCGCCACCCATCTTCTCACCATCGACCACCTTCAAACCCTCACTCTCAAATCCACAAACCTCACTGCCTCATCTCCCATTTCACTCTCTCATTCAAAGTGCACTCCTTCACTCACTACCATAGATCTCTCACTAAACACTCTCTCTTCATCTTTCTCCGACTGGTCTTTTCTTTCTTCATGTTCATCTCTTACATCTCTTAACCTCTCCAAAAACGGTATCACTTTTGATTCTCCTAAATTCAGTTTCAGTTCATCTCTCCGGTTACTTGACCTTTCCGGTAACAAGATTTTCGGACCCGGTTTCTTCCCATGGTTAATCAATCATGAGTTAGAGTTTTTATCTCTTGCAGGAAACAAAATCACCGGCGAAGTCGACTTCTCCGGTTACACTTCTCTTAAGTATTTGAACCTTTCTGCAAATAATTTCAGTGTTTCTATTCCTTTGTTCGGTGAATGTTCTTCTCTTCAATCTCTAGACCTTTCTACAAACAAGTTCTTCGGCGACATTACCAGAACTCTTTCTCCTTGTAAGCATCTTCTTCATCTCAACGTTTCCGATAACCAGTTCACTGGTCCGGTTCCTTTTATTCCCTCCGGTTCGATAAAGTTTCTCTACCTTGCGAAAAACCACTTCGCCGGAAAAATTCCGGCGCATCTTGCTGACCACTGCTCTACTCTCGTGGAACTGGATCTTTCTTCTAACAACCTCACTGGTCCAATTCCACGCGAGTTTGGCGCGTGTAGTTTGTTGACGTCGTTCGACATATCGAACAACATGTTCTCCGGGGAGCTTCCGATGGAAGTTATAACGGAGATGAGTAGTTTGAAAGAACTTGCGGTGGCGTCTAATGAATTTTCCGGTGAATTTCCAGTGTCGTTGTCGAAGTTAACGGATTTAGAATCGTTAGATCTGAGTTCTAATAACTTCACCGGAACAGTTCCTAATTGGATTTGTGAAGGGGAAATTGGGAATAATTTGAAGGGAATTTACCTGCAAAATAACCGTTTCACGGGTTTTATTCCACCAACGTTGAGTAACTGTTCTAACCTTGTTGCACTTGATTTAAGCTTCAATTATTTCACGGGAACAATTCCTCCAAGTTTAGGTTCCCTTACGAAGCTTCGTGATTTGATTTTGTGGTTGAATCAGCTTCATGGTGAAATTCCTCAAGAGCTTCAAAATATGGAGAGTTTGGAGAATTTGATACTTGATTTCAATGACTTGACTGGAAGCATTCCTGATGGGCTAATGAATTGCACAAAGTTGAATTGGATCTCGCTTTCGAACAACAGGCTTAGCGGGGTGATTCCGAGGTCGATTGGGAAGCTTTCTAATCTTGCTATTTTGAAGCTGAGCAATAACACCTTGTCTGGCGAGATCCCGCCGGAGCTTGGAGATTGTCCTAGCTTGTTATGGTTGGATCTGAATACAAATTTACTTACAGGAATAATACCTCCTGAAATGTTCAAGCAAGCCGGAAAAATTGCGATTAACTACATTAGCAGCAAGCCATATGTATACATTAAGAATGATGGTAGTAGAGGGTGTAATGGAGCTGGAAGCTTGCTGGAATTTGCAGGGATAAGTCAGCTGAAATTGAATAGAATTTCGACGAGGAACCCTTGCAATTTCACTAGGGTTTACAAAGGTAGCATTCAGCCAGTGTTTACCCTTAATGGTTCAATGATCTTTTTTGATATTTCACACAACAATTTGTCTGGTCCTATTCCTAAGGAAATTGGTGAAATGCAATTTCTCTTCATTTTGCATATGAGTCATAATCACTTATCTGGTAGCATTCCTCAAGAGCTTGGTAAGATGAAGAATCTCAACATTCTTGATCTTTCATACAATGAGCTAGAGGGTCAAATTCCAGAAACCATGACACGGCTTTCATTGCTCACTGAATTGTACTTGTCCAACAATTTTCTCTCCGGATCGATTCCAATGGCTGGTCAATTCGATACGTTTCAGATTGGTAGTTTTCAGAACAACTCTGCTCTCTGCGGTGGTCCTCTTCCTGCATGTGGGACGATTGCAGCGGGTGCGAATTCACAGCATAAGTCTCATAGGAGACAGGCGTCACTTGCAGGGAGTGTGGCAATGGGATTGCTTTTCGCTCTTTTCTGTATTTTCGGTTTGATCTTAATTGCTGTTGAGACAAGAAAGAGGAGGAAGAAAAAGGAGGCTGCTATTGATGGCTACATTGACAATTCTCATTCGGGTAATGGCAATAATTCTGGCTGGAAACTGACCAGTGCCCGCGAAGCTCTCAGCATCAACCTCTCAACGTTTGAAAAGCCCCTTCGAAAGCTTACTTTTGCGGATCTTCTAGAGGCAACCAATGGCTTTCACAATGATAGTCTCATTGGTTCAGGTGGTTTCGGTGACGTGTATAAAGCTCAGTTGAAGGATGGAAGTGTTGTGGCCATCAAGAAGCTGATACATGTAAGTGGACAAGGGGACAGAGAATTCACAGCTGAAATGGAAACCATTGGAAAAATCAAGCACAGAAaccttgttcctcttctgggaTACTGCAAAGTTGGAGAAGAAAGACTGTTGGTTTATGAGTACATGAAATATGGAAGTCTAGAAGATGTCCTCCACGACCCGAAGAAAGCTGGAATCAAGATGAATTGGTCAGTGAGGAGGAAGATTGCAATTGGGGCTGCAAGGGGATTGGCTTTTCTTCATCATAGTTGTATCCCCCATATCATTCACAGGGACATGAAATCAAGCAATGTGTTGCTTGATGAAAATTTGGAAGCAAGGGTCTCTGATTTTGGAATGGCTAGACTTATGAGTGCCATGGACACCCATCTGAGCGTAAGCACGTTGGCTGGAACGCCGGGTTACGTCCCTCCAGAATACTATCAGAGCTTTAGATGCTCCACTAAAGGTGATGTTTATAGTTATGGTGTAGTTTTGCTGGAGTTGCTGACGGGGAGAAGACCAACGGATTCAGCTGATTTTGGCGATAACAATCTTGTTGGATGGGTTAAACAACATGCCAAACTTAAAATAAGTGATGTTTTTGATCAAGAGCTTATGAAAGAAGACCCCAATATGGAGATTGAGCTTTTGCAGCATTTAAAGGTAGCTTGTGCTTGTTTGGATGATAGACCTTGGAGGAGACCTACAATGATTCAAGTCTTGGCAATGTTCAAGGAAATACAAGCCGGTTCTGGTGGTATGGATTCTCAGTCTACTATAGCCGCAGAAGATGAAGGTTTCAATGCCATTGAAATGGTTGAGATGAGCATTAAAGAAGTCCCTGAATTAAGCAAACACTAG